GTGAGAGGGTTGAAACCATAGAAAATGTGAAAAGGGGAGTGAAAGGAGGTAGAGTTGACAACCCTATTATAGACAAACTCAATATGGGGTAGCAAATCTTCCCATTGGCATGGATTTCCCTCAATACAACATCTCAATAGCTATACCAAATTGCGATTAGTCACCTTAGTTTGACCATCAATTTGTGGATGACAAGTGGTAGAAAAAAGAAGTTTAGTACCCAACTTATTCCACAAAGATAGCCAAAAATGAATAAGAAACTTGGAACTCTATAGTCTTAGGTATCCCATGCAAACGTATCTAAAATAGAAATTGGCAATATGGATAACATCATCTATTTTGTAGCAAAgaataaaatgagccattttaaAAAATCTGTCCACTACCACAAAGATAAAGTCCATTCCTCGATGTATCCTAAGTAAGCCCAAAACAAAATCCATAGATATATTAACCCAAGGATTATTAAGGACAGAAAGAAGGGTGTATAAGCCATGAAGATGGGTGGGGAACTTAGCATGCTTGTATGGAATGCATTGGCTATAAAACTTAGCTACATGTTTATTCATGCAAGGCCAATAGAAATACTCATGAAGAATAACTAAAGTTTTTGTAACTCCAAAGTGACCCATCAATCCCCCCTCACATGCTTCTTTAATTAAGAGAAGTCATGATGAACTCTTGGGAACACAAAGacatttatttttgaaaagaaagtcATTGGCTAGGAAAAAAAATCCTTATGTAGCCCATGAGaacattgattaaaaaaatccCCCCTCACATGCTTCTTGATACAACTCCTTAATGCAATCAAACCTAAAAAACTTGGTCTTAAGAGTAGTTAAAAGAGTATGTCTTCTTGATAGAGCATCGACTACTATGTTAAAAGAatcctttttgtgtttgattacATAAGGAAATTGTTCCAAGAATTCTAGCCATTTAGCATGTCTCTTATTGAATTTGCCTTGActtttcaaatgttttaaagTTTCATGATCACTATGGATCACAAattctttgtcataggtagaATAATTTAGGTGACTCCCCTTGAGCTTCTCACTAAAGTACGTAATTGGGTGTCCTTCTTGAAGAAGCACGACCCTTATGCCTACATTAGAAGCATCACTCTCaacattaaatcattttaaaaagtcAAGCAATACTAAAATGAGAACATGAGTTAACTTGTCTTTAAGGACTTGAAAACTCTTTTGTTGCTCATCCCTCCACTTAAAACCTACATCCTTTACTATATCACTTAAAGAAGCAGCGAGAGAAGAGAAATTAGGCACAAAATAGCGGTAAAAACTTGCTAAGCTATGAAAACTCCTCACATCCTTGATGTTTTAAGGAATAGGCCAATCCCTAATGGCGAAGATTTTGACAGAATCAACTTGAACACCTTGGAATTTTATGACAAAGCCTAAGAAAACTACTTGCTCCATGATGAAAAGGCATTTCTCTCGGTTAGCAAATAATGATGcatccacacacacacacacatatatatatatatatatatatatatatatattataattttaagtttattaaatattattttatcaaacaatatccatgttatattattatatagtacttttaaattttaaaataataatacttaaaaatatataatagatgtttaaaattattgtacATTTTGTCCATCCGGCCAACAAGTTGACCGATTGATCAATccatcaaataatcaaaaataatatttttaccatATTAACCGAGTAATCGAGATGCTAGTTTTACTAAAAAGACTAaaactttgttcacttgaatggatttgggagagagtgattgagtgaatttgagaggatttgaagataattttttttgttatttatttaagtgaatttggaagtaagtgagagtgaatttggaaacaacttttgtgagaattagtgtaggatttgattaatgtgatagattaaaaagatttactttcaaattcactctcacctacctccaaatccactcaaataaataacaacaaaatttattttcaaattctctcaaattctttcaatcactctccctcaaatccattcaagtgaataaAGCCTAAAAGATCAAGATAAAAcgaattaaagtaaaaaaaatcattttaaagtaATAGAGTTTGAATAGTAATTAGACAAGCTATAATGAAAAGTCCGTTACAAAAACTTGAAATAAAGATTTAAGATAAGATTATAAGTTACACCTTAATTACATATTTGTTATCATGATCTTTAGacaaaactatttttaacattttagaaCCATACGCACAGTTTGGTGTTAACGAACATAAGATAGTTTAGAACAAGAACAGTAAATGACCGATCTTTAGAAAAAGATTAATTCAATAGTAAACTATTGATTCTTAGAAAGAGATTAATCGACCCTACATTTagaaacaattacaaatatatagTTGTTAATAAAGTTACTGTAATTTTATAGTAATAAGTTTTCcatataaagtttaattttgtaGCAATTAAGACAAGATGTTATATGACAAGATTACAGGCACAACTAAACCTGAATATTATCTTCCCAAGAACACTTTTGGAAGAGCCGAAGTTTCCAAAGGATTTAATAGATAGTTCAACGCTGCATCAGAATGAAGCATTCATTGTTCCTCTTCGAGAATACGCCGCACTTCGTTTGCGAGATCAATGACATGTTTGTCTTTGCATCCTAAAGAATGATCagtaaaatggttaaaaaaatataaaataaaagggaACTTTTAAGAGAAAAGTTGAAATAACATGAACTATTTGAAGAACCTCACCTATTTGAAGAAGAGCCTTTTCAAGATTGAAAAGATAATCTCTGTTGGGTCCTGCAGGACCTTCAGACTTAATTATTTGCCTGTAAGATGAAAAGGAAAGAGCACAGAGGCAATAACATGAACGTGAGTCTAAGTTTTAACAAGGCATGATAATCAATAAATCATTGTTTTGAAGATAAATACCTCGCAATCTGTTCATCAGATGCAGGGCCCAAATAATTTACATTAGCTTTCTTGTCTGCAGTTGCTATATATCTGTAACATGCTCTCATTGGTTATTATGACCAAAAACATGCAAAAGGGGAAGAAGTTTATAAGGTAGTTTCTTTCACTTACACCATCACTCCGGAAACCGCTGGAGATGTAGCAGTAAGGTCCTGAAATAAAGTTCATTCATATCTATTTTCACAAGTGAAGAAACTACTATAATGTAATGCAAAACAAAATAAGGTACTCTAAAAAATAACCTTATTATGTGACACTTACAGTATAAAAATCAAGGTATTCCTTTTTGTCGTATTGCTTCTCCCTTACTTCCAGATACTGTGCAGTAAAATCACACTTCAATACATATCAAtctaaattatgaatatttgaCATAAAAGAAGTCTCTTGGAACATGACAGTATtgtttttatgatataataacGTAAAAAATGTGGCTATTATCACCATTGAGTCCTATAATATGATTCCATTTCTATGCAAGCTCGATATTATAACATTGTCGTATACTTGTTGGTTTGAACAAGAGATTCTAATTTTATCGTTGTCAAAGGAAACAGGATTTTGCAGACCTTGAGATATTATTACACATGTAGTAATACAATAATTAGGATAGGATGCCTATCTAAATATCATTGCTCTATGCAGACATGGAGTTAATTGCAAACCAGAAAAGGGCTAGCAGAATCTTATCCATATAAAAAAACAGCGAAAATCATAGTACTAATTCAATCATTTAAGATAGTAAAGATCACAAAGCCTAGTCATTCTCATATGTTCTAACTGAAGCATAGTGTTCAAGCTTAAGTTTAAGACTTAAATccctctttttttaatttatcacacCAAGGTTACATAAAGAACCTTAAATTATCAGTGTTCCTAGTTTCAACTACAAGTATCCGCGGTGATGTTCTCATTGTTGTTCAGTAAGACTTTCTGATTATCTCTGCGCTTATATCTAGTAGCACCATGGACAGTTTATTTATTATAGGAAGAAGTCAATATCTcagtcatttttatttttatctacaTTACTACATAATTGAGTGCCTATAATTCAGGGATTAAAGCACTGGTTACAGTCAGTGGGGAGAATTTCCTAATGTAAATATATACAAGCAACTTAATACAAACCTCTTTTAAGCAATGGAACCAAATGATAGGCCTGAGAAAATAGGTCAAACctcttttatttcatataaaggGAAACGTGTGTAATCATATCATGAACGATAGAAAACATAAAAGCTTCCAAATACTAATATTATCATGTTATATCAAACAGTCACAATACCTCTGTAATGTGTCGAAAGGCACAATGTCCTAACATAAATCTATATGAGCTTCTGTCGCTATAAAACAAACGCCAGttcatttaaatttagttaGTCAAATAAATAGATCATCATTTCATAACAACATTTACGAAATGCTTAGCGAAGCAAAATACTCTCTACATAAATCAGTATAGTATCACACACGCGCGCACccatatctatatatatatatatatatatatatatatatatatatatatatatatatatatatatatatagtttgacGTGTTGGAGATGATATAACGAAAAGGCACAATCTCTAAGGTGACAAACCAAACAATACATTTTATAAGATAAGTCAACATAGTTATTGGGAAAAACAATATACTAATGTTTGAATTTTAGTTGCAGCATAGTAATATTCCAATAacgtaaaatattttaaaaagcaTACCGTTAATGCAGTTTCTGCATCTTCTTCCTTTGAGATCTTGTAAGCAGCTCCCCACTATTTCCTTGTAAAATAAAGCAAGTATCAAATATAGATTGCATTTGATAATTTTGATTCTCAAGAAATcgaaaattatattatacaatATACATGAATTCACATAGTAATTGAAAAACAAGAAATACCCAGAAGGCCAAAGTAATCAGAAAATAAGACTTAAATGTGGAAGCATGATTGGGCAATAGCTGAAATGAAACTTTACTTTTACAACTGATTATGATCTGATTCCTTCAAATACTAAACATACTCTTAGTAATTATATCATACTTGCTAGTGCAAAGAGGCTCTCTCTCTTTATAGAGATTCAATAAATGGTAAACAATTACAAAATAGATATATCAACATTATATCTCgctaaataatgttatttttcttaagcATGAATTGTAGGCATAACAGCTATACGGGCAATAATTTCATCAGTCTTCACCAACAGAAAAAATTACTAAGGAAACAAAGCAAAAGTAACATCCGGACGGGTTTTCCACTCTAACTTACCCTTTCCACCctaaaaaatggaaattttattGCTTAGATATCATAATATGATAATCATATGCTGTCAATTAAAGACGCCAACTTCCATCAAATTAATCACATAATATGCAATCATATGAACATCATAAACGTAGTCATCATACTTTGCTTGCACCCTCATACTAGAACAACTGCATAAACTTCAGATAACAATTGAATAGATGAAATACGGAACCggtaataattaaaaatcaacctGAATAATggggaaaaaaattataaagtttcgAAATATTTACACATATTTCTCCTTCAGCAGGCTCCAGGGTCACTGTTCTTCCAGGGAACTCAGGGGTCCCTCTGTGGTCAGTAGAGCCTAAAAGGGAAAACCCACATAAGAACAAACCAAAGAGATTGTGTTTGATTCATTAAGGGATATTGCAACCTTTTACACCACAGTGAggggaaaaagagaaaaacgaTACCTTGGTAGAAGACACGTCGATAGCCTTTGATGAAACCAATAACACGTTCATCATAGTGAAACCCAGCTTTCGAGATCAAGGAACCATACCCAAATACCCACATTAccatttttttggtttttacttAAAGGTTTTCGCTTTCGAATTTTAGGATTATAATAGTGACGAAAATTTGGATAAAAGAGGGGTTGATTGGTTCAGTTGCAACACAACAGAACTGAACCAGAGCAAAGGTTTTGGCAAAGCCTCGGTTTTATCACAACCGAGAAACGACAAAATATAAAGCAAATCACATGAGACAGCAGTCACTGACTCGTTGGTGGAACGAAAGAACTTAGAATATCAAATGCTTttgattctttctttcttttcgaaCATTTTCCTGCGTTCATcgttcttaaatattaaattattcttttggTATAAAAATTGTATGGTTGTGATGGCAcagtcttttatttatttaaaactaaataagaaTTAAAGGTGTAAGATCcgagaaaaaaaagtaataattaaaaaataaaatgattttaaaatttaagtattgttatttgtaattggtatgttttttttttaattataattgttatgttaattATTGATGTTATTATTGATAAAGTGCAATACATAAATTTGGTGATTTGCTTAgcattgaatgaatttgggtTCAATTTTTAGGAAAAAGAGTTTAGgagaaacttaaattttaattgtatttttggTATAGGAGCAAAAAGAAGGgattttaattgtatatttgGCATAGGGGCAAAAGGGAGAAGAGGGAAAAGGTTTGGATATTGTTACACTAaatctaaaatgaaaaagatagagATAAGGGAAAGGAGAAACATTTTCtaagagaaaagaggaagaactGCAGAAAACATTAGTGCAATGGAGAATTTGTGGTGTTTCTGGAATATAGAAAAAGTCCTAGTATTGGCCAAGGTTTTGTATGTTATATGTTCTTGATTATCTTGAATGATAATCCTTGTTGTGATGCATGTGTAcataattatgattataattatttgttgttattattggGTAAAGGTTTGTGTATGCTTGATGATAGGGTTTATATCACGTTTGTGTTTGGTTTACCTATGA
This window of the Vigna angularis cultivar LongXiaoDou No.4 chromosome 7, ASM1680809v1, whole genome shotgun sequence genome carries:
- the LOC108337478 gene encoding gamma-glutamylcyclotransferase 2-3 — protein: MVMWVFGYGSLISKAGFHYDERVIGFIKGYRRVFYQGSTDHRGTPEFPGRTVTLEPAEGEICWGAAYKISKEEDAETALTYLEVREKQYDKKEYLDFYTDLTATSPAVSGVMVYIATADKKANVNYLGPASDEQIARQIIKSEGPAGPNRDYLFNLEKALLQIGCKDKHVIDLANEVRRILEEEQ